One Solanum lycopersicum chromosome 4, SLM_r2.1 DNA window includes the following coding sequences:
- the ER66 gene encoding ER66 protein isoform X1 gives MADSRRYGLNAQLDIEQILLEAQHRWLRPAEICEILKNYQKFRIAPEPPNRPPSGSLFLFDRKVLRYFRKDGHSWRKKRDGKTVKEAHERLKAGSIDVLHCYYAHGEENENFQRRSYWMLEEEMSHIVLVHYREVKGNRTNFSRIREPQQVTPDLQETDEDVHSSEVDSSASAKFYPNDYQVNSQVTDTTSFSSAQASEYEDAESVYNQHPTSGFHSFLDAQPSAGDGLAVPYHPIPFSRSSGTSFSSIPPGNGNTSTANTYVPSRNLDFASWGTISVNNPAAYQSLHFQPSGQSSANNMMHEQGNTTMGQICSNDFTRQEHENHIDGLGNWQTSEVDSSFISKWSMDQKLNPDLTSGQTIGSSGVYGVEHHNSLEASQLLPAQQDKHPIQNELQSQLSDANIGGSLNADLDHNLSLGVKTDYSALKQPLLDGVLKREGLKKLDSFDRWISKELGDVSESHMQSNSSSYWDNVGDEDGVGNSTIASQVQLDTYVLSPSLAQDQIFSIIDFSPNWAFSGSEIKVLITGRFLKSQQEVENCSWACMFGELEVPAEVIADGVLRCHTPVQKAGRVPFYITCSNRLACSEVREFEFRVTEGQDVVANPNSCSSSESLLHMRFGKLLSLESFVSQTSPPISEDNVSYISSKINSLLRDDDNEWEEMLHLTNENNFMAEKVKDQLLQKLLKEKLHVWLLQKVAEGGKGPNILDEGGQGVLHFAAALGYDWAVPPTIAAGVSVNFRDVNGWTALHWAASYGRERTVGFLISLGAATGALTDPTPKHPSGRTPADLASSNGHKGIAGYLAESSLSSHLFSLELKEKKQGENEQAFGEAVQTVSERTATPAWDGDWSHGVSLKDSLAAVRNATQAAARIHQVFRVQSFQRKQLKEYGGSEFGLSDERALSLLAMKTNRAGQHDEPHAAAVRIQNKFRSWKGRRDFLLIRQRIIKIQAHVRGHQVRNKYKNIIWSVGILEKVILRWRRKGSGLRGFKPEAPTEGSNMQDQPVQEDDYDFLKEGRKQTEERLQKALERVKSMVQYPEARDQYRRLLNVVSDMQEPNSTAASYNSAEAVDFNDDLIDLGDLLDDDTFMPTAP, from the exons ATGGCAGACAGTAGGCGTTATGGTCTGAATGCTCAATTAG ATATTGAGCAGATACTTTTGGAAGCGCAGCATCGATGGCTACGCCCAGCTGAAATTTGTGAAATTCTTAAAAATTACCAGAAGTTTCGAATTGCTCCAGAGCCACCAAACAGGCCTCCAA GTGGTTCATTGTTCCTTTTTGATCGGAAGGTTTTACGGTATTTCCGCAAAGATGGCCATAGttggagaaagaaaagagatggaAAGACTGTGAAGGAGGCTCATGAGAGGCTCAAG GCTGGAAGCATTGATGTGTTACACTGCTACTATGCCCATGGAGAAGAGAATGAAAATTTCCAAAGACGCAGCTATTGGATGCTTGAAGA GGAAATGTCACATATTGTTCTTGTTCACTACCGGGAAGTAAAG GGTAACAGGACAAATTTTAGCCGTATCAGAGAACCTCAACAAGTTACTCCTGATTTGCAAGAAACTGATGAAGATGTACACAGCTCTGAGGTGGACAGTTCCGCGTCTGCAAAATTTTATCCAAATGATTACCAAGTGAACTCACAAGTCACTGACACAACTAGCTTCAGCAGTGCGCAGGCCTCAGAATATGAGGATGCCGAATCAG TGTACAATCAACATCCAACTTCTGGATTTCACTCATTCCTTGATGCTCAGCCAAGTGCTGGAGATGGACTTGCTGTACCTTATCATCCGATTCCCTTCTCAA GAAGTTCTGGTACGAGTTTCTCCTCAATCCCACCAGGAAATGGAAACACAAGCACAGCAAATACCTATGTACCCAGTAGGAACCTCGACTTCGCATCATGGGGGACCATTTCAGTTAATAATCCCGCTGCATATCAATCTCTCCATTTTCAGCCTTCTGGCCAATCAAGTGCAAATAATATGATGCATGAACAAGGAAACACTACAATGGGACAAATATGCTCAAATGACTTCACGAGGCAGGAACATGAGAACCACATTGATGGCCTGGGGAACTGGCAG ACTTCTGAAGTTGATTCCTCATTTATATCCAAGTGGTCCATGGATCAGAAGTTGAATCCAGATTTGACATCTGGTCAGACCATTGGGTCTAGTGGTGTATATGGTGTAGAACATCACAATTCCTTGGAGGCTTCTCAGCTACTTCCTGCGCAGCAAGATAAACACCCAATCCAGAATGAACTTCAATCACAGCTATCAGATGCAAATATTGGAGGCTCTCTAAATGCTGATTTAGATCACAATCTAAGCTTAGGGGTCAAAACCGATTATTCAGCTTTAAAACAACCTTTGTTAGATGGCGTCTTGAAAAGAGAAGGTTTGAAGAAGCTTGATAGCTTTGACCGGTGGATAAGCAAGGAACTTGGAGATGTAAGTGAGTCGCATATGCAATCCAATTCTAGTTCCTACTGGGATAATGTTGGAGATGAAGATGGAGTCGGTAATTCCACAATTGCTTCCCAAGTGCAGTTAGACACCTATGTGCTAAGTCCTTCACTCGCGCAGGATCAAATCTTTAGCATTATTGATTTCTCACCAAACTGGGCATTTTCTGGGTCAGAAATTAAG GTCCTCATCACTGGAAGGTTTTTGAAGTCCCAGCAAGAAGTGGAGAACTGTAGTTGGGCATGCATGTTTGGTGAGTTGGAAGTTCCCGCAGAAGTAATAGCTGATGGTGTTCTTCGCTGCCATACTCCGGTTCAAAAGGCTGGAAGAGTTCCATTCTACATAACATGCTCCAATAGGTTGGCATGTAGTGAGGTGAGAGAATTTGAATTTCGGGTCACTGAAGGCCAAGATGTTGTTGCAAATCCAAATAGTTGCAGCTCCAGTGAAAGTCTTCTTCATATGAGATTCGGAAAATTATTATCTCTGGAATCCTTTGTTTCCCAAACTTCTCCACCTATCAGTGAGGACAATGTTTCCTATATATCCAGTAAAATTAACTCATTGCTAAGAGACGATGACAATGAGTGGGAGGAAATGTTGCACCTTACTAATGAGAACAACTTTATGGCAGAGAAAGTAAAAGACCAGCTCCTACAAAAGCTTCTAAAAGAGAAGTTGCATGTTTGGCTCCTTCAAAAGGTTGCTGAGGGTGGGAAAGGCCCTAACATACTGGATGAAGGTGGTCAAGGAGTTCTACATTTTGCAGCTGCTCTTGGTTATGACTGGGCTGTACCACCTACTATAGCTGCAGGCGTAAGCGTCAATTTCCGAGATGTGAATGGATGGACTGCACTCCATTGGGCAGCATCATATGGAAG AGAGCGGACAGTGGGTTTCCTTATCTCCTTAGGTGCAGCTACTGGAGCATTGACAGATCCTACTCCTAAACATCCTTCAGGCAGAACACCTGCTGATCTAGCTTCCAGCAATGGACATAAAGGAATTGCTGGTTACTTAGCAGAGTCTTCCTTGAGCTCCCACCTTTTTTCTCTTGAGTTGAAGGAAAAGAAGCAGGGTGAGAATGAACAAGCTTTTGGGGAAGCTGTTCAAACGGTTTCTGAAAGGACTGCTACACCAGCTTGGGATGGTGACTGGTCACATGGAGTCTCATTGAAGGATTCTCTTGCAGCTGTTCGTAATGCTACTCAAGCAGCTGCTCGTATTCATCAGGTCTTCAGGGTGCAGTCATTCCAGAGGAAGCAGCTAAAAGAATACGGTGGCAGTGAATTTGGACTATCAGATGAGCGTGCTCTCTCACTTCTCGCCATGAAGACAAATAGGGCTGGACAGCATGATGAGCCTCACGCTGCTGCTGTCcgtatacaaaataaatttcgCAGTTGGAAGGGAAGAAGAGATTTTCTTCTAATCCGCCAACGAATTATTAAAATTCAG gCTCATGTGAGAGGACACCAGGTAAGgaacaaatacaaaaacataatatGGTCTGTGGGGATCTTAGAGAAGGTAATTTTGCGATGGAGGCGGAAAGGAAGTGGATTGCGTGGATTTAAACCAGAAGCACCTACTGAAGGAAGCAACATGCAAGATCAACCAGTGCAGGAGGATGACTATGATTTCTTAAAAGAAGGCAGAAAGCAAACTGAAGAAAGGTTGCAGAAGGCTCTGGAAAGGGTAAAGTCGATGGTTCAATACCCGGAGGCTAGGGACCAGTATAGGAGGCTGCTGAATGTTGTGTCCGACATGCAAGAACCCAAT AGTACTGCAGCCAGCTACAACTCAGCGGAAGCAGTTGATTTCAATGATGATTTGATCGATCTTGGTGATTTATTGGATGATGATACTTTTATGCCTACAGCACCTTGA
- the ER66 gene encoding ER66 protein, producing the protein MADSRRYGLNAQLDIEQILLEAQHRWLRPAEICEILKNYQKFRIAPEPPNRPPSGSLFLFDRKVLRYFRKDGHSWRKKRDGKTVKEAHERLKAGSIDVLHCYYAHGEENENFQRRSYWMLEEEMSHIVLVHYREVKGNRTNFSRIREPQQVTPDLQETDEDVHSSEVDSSASAKFYPNDYQVNSQVTDTTSFSSAQASEYEDAESVYNQHPTSGFHSFLDAQPSAGDGLAVPYHPIPFSNDQVQFAGSSGTSFSSIPPGNGNTSTANTYVPSRNLDFASWGTISVNNPAAYQSLHFQPSGQSSANNMMHEQGNTTMGQICSNDFTRQEHENHIDGLGNWQTSEVDSSFISKWSMDQKLNPDLTSGQTIGSSGVYGVEHHNSLEASQLLPAQQDKHPIQNELQSQLSDANIGGSLNADLDHNLSLGVKTDYSALKQPLLDGVLKREGLKKLDSFDRWISKELGDVSESHMQSNSSSYWDNVGDEDGVGNSTIASQVQLDTYVLSPSLAQDQIFSIIDFSPNWAFSGSEIKVLITGRFLKSQQEVENCSWACMFGELEVPAEVIADGVLRCHTPVQKAGRVPFYITCSNRLACSEVREFEFRVTEGQDVVANPNSCSSSESLLHMRFGKLLSLESFVSQTSPPISEDNVSYISSKINSLLRDDDNEWEEMLHLTNENNFMAEKVKDQLLQKLLKEKLHVWLLQKVAEGGKGPNILDEGGQGVLHFAAALGYDWAVPPTIAAGVSVNFRDVNGWTALHWAASYGRERTVGFLISLGAATGALTDPTPKHPSGRTPADLASSNGHKGIAGYLAESSLSSHLFSLELKEKKQGENEQAFGEAVQTVSERTATPAWDGDWSHGVSLKDSLAAVRNATQAAARIHQVFRVQSFQRKQLKEYGGSEFGLSDERALSLLAMKTNRAGQHDEPHAAAVRIQNKFRSWKGRRDFLLIRQRIIKIQAHVRGHQVRNKYKNIIWSVGILEKVILRWRRKGSGLRGFKPEAPTEGSNMQDQPVQEDDYDFLKEGRKQTEERLQKALERVKSMVQYPEARDQYRRLLNVVSDMQEPNSTAASYNSAEAVDFNDDLIDLGDLLDDDTFMPTAP; encoded by the exons ATGGCAGACAGTAGGCGTTATGGTCTGAATGCTCAATTAG ATATTGAGCAGATACTTTTGGAAGCGCAGCATCGATGGCTACGCCCAGCTGAAATTTGTGAAATTCTTAAAAATTACCAGAAGTTTCGAATTGCTCCAGAGCCACCAAACAGGCCTCCAA GTGGTTCATTGTTCCTTTTTGATCGGAAGGTTTTACGGTATTTCCGCAAAGATGGCCATAGttggagaaagaaaagagatggaAAGACTGTGAAGGAGGCTCATGAGAGGCTCAAG GCTGGAAGCATTGATGTGTTACACTGCTACTATGCCCATGGAGAAGAGAATGAAAATTTCCAAAGACGCAGCTATTGGATGCTTGAAGA GGAAATGTCACATATTGTTCTTGTTCACTACCGGGAAGTAAAG GGTAACAGGACAAATTTTAGCCGTATCAGAGAACCTCAACAAGTTACTCCTGATTTGCAAGAAACTGATGAAGATGTACACAGCTCTGAGGTGGACAGTTCCGCGTCTGCAAAATTTTATCCAAATGATTACCAAGTGAACTCACAAGTCACTGACACAACTAGCTTCAGCAGTGCGCAGGCCTCAGAATATGAGGATGCCGAATCAG TGTACAATCAACATCCAACTTCTGGATTTCACTCATTCCTTGATGCTCAGCCAAGTGCTGGAGATGGACTTGCTGTACCTTATCATCCGATTCCCTTCTCAA ATGATCAAGTACAGTTTGCAGGAAGTTCTGGTACGAGTTTCTCCTCAATCCCACCAGGAAATGGAAACACAAGCACAGCAAATACCTATGTACCCAGTAGGAACCTCGACTTCGCATCATGGGGGACCATTTCAGTTAATAATCCCGCTGCATATCAATCTCTCCATTTTCAGCCTTCTGGCCAATCAAGTGCAAATAATATGATGCATGAACAAGGAAACACTACAATGGGACAAATATGCTCAAATGACTTCACGAGGCAGGAACATGAGAACCACATTGATGGCCTGGGGAACTGGCAG ACTTCTGAAGTTGATTCCTCATTTATATCCAAGTGGTCCATGGATCAGAAGTTGAATCCAGATTTGACATCTGGTCAGACCATTGGGTCTAGTGGTGTATATGGTGTAGAACATCACAATTCCTTGGAGGCTTCTCAGCTACTTCCTGCGCAGCAAGATAAACACCCAATCCAGAATGAACTTCAATCACAGCTATCAGATGCAAATATTGGAGGCTCTCTAAATGCTGATTTAGATCACAATCTAAGCTTAGGGGTCAAAACCGATTATTCAGCTTTAAAACAACCTTTGTTAGATGGCGTCTTGAAAAGAGAAGGTTTGAAGAAGCTTGATAGCTTTGACCGGTGGATAAGCAAGGAACTTGGAGATGTAAGTGAGTCGCATATGCAATCCAATTCTAGTTCCTACTGGGATAATGTTGGAGATGAAGATGGAGTCGGTAATTCCACAATTGCTTCCCAAGTGCAGTTAGACACCTATGTGCTAAGTCCTTCACTCGCGCAGGATCAAATCTTTAGCATTATTGATTTCTCACCAAACTGGGCATTTTCTGGGTCAGAAATTAAG GTCCTCATCACTGGAAGGTTTTTGAAGTCCCAGCAAGAAGTGGAGAACTGTAGTTGGGCATGCATGTTTGGTGAGTTGGAAGTTCCCGCAGAAGTAATAGCTGATGGTGTTCTTCGCTGCCATACTCCGGTTCAAAAGGCTGGAAGAGTTCCATTCTACATAACATGCTCCAATAGGTTGGCATGTAGTGAGGTGAGAGAATTTGAATTTCGGGTCACTGAAGGCCAAGATGTTGTTGCAAATCCAAATAGTTGCAGCTCCAGTGAAAGTCTTCTTCATATGAGATTCGGAAAATTATTATCTCTGGAATCCTTTGTTTCCCAAACTTCTCCACCTATCAGTGAGGACAATGTTTCCTATATATCCAGTAAAATTAACTCATTGCTAAGAGACGATGACAATGAGTGGGAGGAAATGTTGCACCTTACTAATGAGAACAACTTTATGGCAGAGAAAGTAAAAGACCAGCTCCTACAAAAGCTTCTAAAAGAGAAGTTGCATGTTTGGCTCCTTCAAAAGGTTGCTGAGGGTGGGAAAGGCCCTAACATACTGGATGAAGGTGGTCAAGGAGTTCTACATTTTGCAGCTGCTCTTGGTTATGACTGGGCTGTACCACCTACTATAGCTGCAGGCGTAAGCGTCAATTTCCGAGATGTGAATGGATGGACTGCACTCCATTGGGCAGCATCATATGGAAG AGAGCGGACAGTGGGTTTCCTTATCTCCTTAGGTGCAGCTACTGGAGCATTGACAGATCCTACTCCTAAACATCCTTCAGGCAGAACACCTGCTGATCTAGCTTCCAGCAATGGACATAAAGGAATTGCTGGTTACTTAGCAGAGTCTTCCTTGAGCTCCCACCTTTTTTCTCTTGAGTTGAAGGAAAAGAAGCAGGGTGAGAATGAACAAGCTTTTGGGGAAGCTGTTCAAACGGTTTCTGAAAGGACTGCTACACCAGCTTGGGATGGTGACTGGTCACATGGAGTCTCATTGAAGGATTCTCTTGCAGCTGTTCGTAATGCTACTCAAGCAGCTGCTCGTATTCATCAGGTCTTCAGGGTGCAGTCATTCCAGAGGAAGCAGCTAAAAGAATACGGTGGCAGTGAATTTGGACTATCAGATGAGCGTGCTCTCTCACTTCTCGCCATGAAGACAAATAGGGCTGGACAGCATGATGAGCCTCACGCTGCTGCTGTCcgtatacaaaataaatttcgCAGTTGGAAGGGAAGAAGAGATTTTCTTCTAATCCGCCAACGAATTATTAAAATTCAG gCTCATGTGAGAGGACACCAGGTAAGgaacaaatacaaaaacataatatGGTCTGTGGGGATCTTAGAGAAGGTAATTTTGCGATGGAGGCGGAAAGGAAGTGGATTGCGTGGATTTAAACCAGAAGCACCTACTGAAGGAAGCAACATGCAAGATCAACCAGTGCAGGAGGATGACTATGATTTCTTAAAAGAAGGCAGAAAGCAAACTGAAGAAAGGTTGCAGAAGGCTCTGGAAAGGGTAAAGTCGATGGTTCAATACCCGGAGGCTAGGGACCAGTATAGGAGGCTGCTGAATGTTGTGTCCGACATGCAAGAACCCAAT AGTACTGCAGCCAGCTACAACTCAGCGGAAGCAGTTGATTTCAATGATGATTTGATCGATCTTGGTGATTTATTGGATGATGATACTTTTATGCCTACAGCACCTTGA